Proteins encoded together in one Sylvia atricapilla isolate bSylAtr1 chromosome 2, bSylAtr1.pri, whole genome shotgun sequence window:
- the KCNJ15 gene encoding ATP-sensitive inward rectifier potassium channel 15 isoform X2 has product MQEEHFCLCVSWLPGNVLPGSSGNVLLRALAAGITLIMARSEAVRMEPTKINMSRVPLVSAHKPRVMSKSGHSNVRIDKVDGIYLLYLQDLWTTVIDMKWRYKLTLFAATFVMTWFLFGVIYYAIAFLHGDLEMNKFSPKREPCVKNVDSLTGAFLFSLESQTTIGYGFRFITEECPHAIFLLVAQLVITTLIEIFITGTFLAKIARPKKRAETIKFSHCAVITKHNGELCLVIRVANMRKSLLIQCQLSGKLLQTYETKEGERILLNQASVKFNVDSSSESPFLILPLTFYHILDESSPLRDLTPQNLKEKDFELVVLLNATVESTSAVCQSRTSYIPEEIHWGYEFVPVVSLSPNGKYVADFSQFEKIRRSTDSTFYSTDSEKQKLEEKYRQEDQRDRELRTMLLQQSNV; this is encoded by the exons ATGCAGGAGGAACATTTTTGCCTGTGTGTGAGCTGGCTCCCTGGTAATGTGCTCCCTGGAAGCAGTGGCAatgtgctgctcagagccctggctgctggaattACCTTAATAATGGCAAG GTCTGAAGCAGTGAGGATGGAGCCCACCAAGATCAACATGTCCCGTGTGCCCCTGGTCAGCGCACACAAACCCCGCGTCATGTCCAAGAGCGGCCACAGCAACGTCAGGATAGACAAGGTGGATGGCATCTACCTGCTCTACCTGCAGGACCTGTGGACCACAGTCATCGACATGAAGTGGAGGTACAAACTCACCCTGTTTGCTGCCACTTTCGTCATGACCTGGTTCCTCTTCGGGGTGATCTACTACGCCATCGCCTTCCTGCACGGCGACCTGGAGATGAACAAGTTCTCCCCGAAGCGGGAGCCGTGCGTCAAGAACGTGGATTCCCTGACTGGGgccttcctcttctccctggaGTCCCAGACAACCATTGGCTATGGGTTTCGTTTCATCACCGAGGAGTGTCCCCATGCCATCTTCTTGCTGGTGGCCCAGCTGGTCATCACCACCCTGATCGAGATCTTCATCACGGGCACCTTCCTGGCCAAGATCGCCAGGCCCAAGAAAAGGGCAGAGACCATCAAATTCAGCCACTGTGCTGTCATCACCAAGCACAACGGGGAGCTCTGCCTGGTGATCAGGGTGGCAAACATGAGGAAGAGCCTCCTGATACAGTGCCAGCTCTCCGGGAAGCTTCTCCAGACCTACGAAACCAAAGAAGGGGAGAGGATTCTGCTGAACCAAGCCAGCGTCAAGTTCAACGTTGACTCCTCTTCGGAGAGCCCCTTTCTCATTTTGCCTTTAACCTTCTACCACATTTTGGATGAAAGCAGCCCTCTGAGAGACCTCACACCTCAGAACCTCAAGGAGAAGGACTTTGAGCTGGTGGTGCTCCTGAATGCCACGGTGGAGTCCACCAGTGCTGTCTGCCAGAGCAGGACTTCCTACATCCCCGAGGAGATCCACTGGGGCTACGAGTTCGTGCCTGTGGTTTCCCTCTCCCCAAATGGGAAGTACGTGGCGGATTTCAGCCAGTTTGAGAAGATCAGGAGAAGCACAGATTCCACTTTTTACAGTACGGactctgaaaagcaaaagctggaGGAGAAATACAGGCAGGAGGACCAAAGAGACAGGGAACTGAGAACAATGTTGTTACAGCAGAGTAACGTTTGA
- the KCNJ15 gene encoding ATP-sensitive inward rectifier potassium channel 15 isoform X1 translates to MSLFRALKKTCSLIKKSLFSRETSEAVRMEPTKINMSRVPLVSAHKPRVMSKSGHSNVRIDKVDGIYLLYLQDLWTTVIDMKWRYKLTLFAATFVMTWFLFGVIYYAIAFLHGDLEMNKFSPKREPCVKNVDSLTGAFLFSLESQTTIGYGFRFITEECPHAIFLLVAQLVITTLIEIFITGTFLAKIARPKKRAETIKFSHCAVITKHNGELCLVIRVANMRKSLLIQCQLSGKLLQTYETKEGERILLNQASVKFNVDSSSESPFLILPLTFYHILDESSPLRDLTPQNLKEKDFELVVLLNATVESTSAVCQSRTSYIPEEIHWGYEFVPVVSLSPNGKYVADFSQFEKIRRSTDSTFYSTDSEKQKLEEKYRQEDQRDRELRTMLLQQSNV, encoded by the exons ATGTCTCTCTTCAGGGCATTAAAGAAAACCTGCTCACTAATCAAAAAGAGCCTCTTCTCTAGAGAAAc GTCTGAAGCAGTGAGGATGGAGCCCACCAAGATCAACATGTCCCGTGTGCCCCTGGTCAGCGCACACAAACCCCGCGTCATGTCCAAGAGCGGCCACAGCAACGTCAGGATAGACAAGGTGGATGGCATCTACCTGCTCTACCTGCAGGACCTGTGGACCACAGTCATCGACATGAAGTGGAGGTACAAACTCACCCTGTTTGCTGCCACTTTCGTCATGACCTGGTTCCTCTTCGGGGTGATCTACTACGCCATCGCCTTCCTGCACGGCGACCTGGAGATGAACAAGTTCTCCCCGAAGCGGGAGCCGTGCGTCAAGAACGTGGATTCCCTGACTGGGgccttcctcttctccctggaGTCCCAGACAACCATTGGCTATGGGTTTCGTTTCATCACCGAGGAGTGTCCCCATGCCATCTTCTTGCTGGTGGCCCAGCTGGTCATCACCACCCTGATCGAGATCTTCATCACGGGCACCTTCCTGGCCAAGATCGCCAGGCCCAAGAAAAGGGCAGAGACCATCAAATTCAGCCACTGTGCTGTCATCACCAAGCACAACGGGGAGCTCTGCCTGGTGATCAGGGTGGCAAACATGAGGAAGAGCCTCCTGATACAGTGCCAGCTCTCCGGGAAGCTTCTCCAGACCTACGAAACCAAAGAAGGGGAGAGGATTCTGCTGAACCAAGCCAGCGTCAAGTTCAACGTTGACTCCTCTTCGGAGAGCCCCTTTCTCATTTTGCCTTTAACCTTCTACCACATTTTGGATGAAAGCAGCCCTCTGAGAGACCTCACACCTCAGAACCTCAAGGAGAAGGACTTTGAGCTGGTGGTGCTCCTGAATGCCACGGTGGAGTCCACCAGTGCTGTCTGCCAGAGCAGGACTTCCTACATCCCCGAGGAGATCCACTGGGGCTACGAGTTCGTGCCTGTGGTTTCCCTCTCCCCAAATGGGAAGTACGTGGCGGATTTCAGCCAGTTTGAGAAGATCAGGAGAAGCACAGATTCCACTTTTTACAGTACGGactctgaaaagcaaaagctggaGGAGAAATACAGGCAGGAGGACCAAAGAGACAGGGAACTGAGAACAATGTTGTTACAGCAGAGTAACGTTTGA